A single region of the Peptostreptococcaceae bacterium genome encodes:
- the prdA gene encoding D-proline reductase (dithiol) proprotein PrdA produces the protein MSITLETAKEHANDVAVTCCRFEAGMVVTPENLEDPEILPDLEDSGLLEIPENVLTIGQVLGATLKITVDSLTPLVPSMLDGFKEAEVKKEEVIEEPVAEEAIAPVAPVAPVMTMGTQGGVVRIHIGEGRDINLEFPLTVAGAVAGGVMPAGIVVPVDAPAQAEAVANAPVQEAKVIRSLTRKHFVIDKVEFGPETKIEGTTLTIREDICKDAIETEKLVIDMKIEIITPDKYDTYSETLMDIQPIATKEEGEVGDGITRVVDGTIVVVTGTDEDGVQIGEFGSSEGILDRNIMWGRPGAPEFGEIFIKTQVTVKRGTGMERPGPMAAHRATDVVTQEIREALKTLDESLVVDTEEFIQTRHPGKKRVAFIKEIMGQGAMHDNFILPVEPIGTIGAKANVDLGNVPIVVSPLQLLDGCIHALTCIGPASKETSRHYWREPLVLELMNDEEVDLVAVILVGSPQVNSEKFYVSKILGMTVETMDLDGAIVGTEGFGNNHIDFASHIEEVGKRGIPVVGMTYAAVQGQLVVGNEFMTAMVDNNKSVQGIENEILGNNTLCKEDAIRAIYMLKAEMMGESVKKAERSWNANVKQNNIEVIEEATGEIIELCENEQSLEKSKKRREIYEIEE, from the coding sequence TGGGTGCGACATTGAAAATAACTGTTGATTCGCTAACACCACTTGTTCCATCAATGCTTGATGGTTTCAAAGAAGCTGAAGTGAAAAAAGAGGAAGTTATAGAAGAGCCTGTAGCTGAAGAAGCAATCGCTCCAGTAGCACCCGTTGCACCGGTTATGACTATGGGTACTCAGGGTGGAGTTGTAAGAATCCACATTGGCGAGGGCAGAGATATAAATCTTGAATTCCCGCTCACAGTAGCCGGCGCAGTTGCCGGTGGCGTAATGCCTGCAGGAATAGTAGTTCCTGTGGATGCACCGGCTCAAGCCGAGGCTGTCGCCAATGCTCCTGTTCAAGAAGCAAAAGTAATAAGAAGCCTTACGAGAAAGCATTTCGTAATCGACAAGGTTGAGTTTGGACCGGAAACAAAAATAGAAGGAACAACGCTTACGATTCGTGAAGACATCTGCAAAGATGCAATCGAGACTGAAAAGCTTGTTATAGATATGAAAATTGAAATAATTACACCTGATAAATACGACACATATAGTGAAACGCTCATGGATATTCAACCGATTGCTACGAAGGAAGAGGGCGAAGTCGGAGATGGAATCACAAGAGTAGTTGATGGAACAATAGTTGTCGTTACAGGTACCGATGAAGACGGAGTTCAAATCGGCGAATTCGGATCATCAGAAGGAATATTAGACAGAAACATCATGTGGGGACGTCCGGGAGCTCCCGAATTCGGAGAAATATTCATCAAGACACAAGTTACTGTTAAACGCGGAACCGGAATGGAAAGACCAGGACCGATGGCTGCGCACAGAGCAACTGATGTTGTTACTCAGGAAATTCGTGAAGCTTTGAAAACTTTGGATGAAAGCCTCGTTGTAGATACTGAAGAATTTATTCAAACAAGACATCCTGGAAAGAAAAGAGTAGCATTCATCAAGGAAATAATGGGACAAGGAGCAATGCATGATAATTTCATTCTTCCAGTAGAGCCTATTGGAACTATAGGAGCAAAGGCTAATGTAGACCTTGGAAATGTTCCGATTGTTGTTTCTCCGCTCCAATTATTGGACGGATGCATACATGCTCTTACATGCATAGGACCGGCTTCAAAAGAAACATCCAGACATTACTGGAGAGAGCCCCTGGTTCTTGAATTGATGAATGACGAAGAGGTCGACCTTGTTGCTGTTATACTCGTAGGTTCACCTCAAGTCAACTCGGAAAAATTCTATGTTTCAAAAATTCTTGGAATGACTGTTGAAACTATGGACCTTGACGGTGCAATAGTTGGGACAGAAGGCTTCGGAAACAACCACATCGATTTCGCATCACATATTGAAGAGGTTGGTAAAAGAGGCATTCCTGTTGTAGGAATGACTTATGCTGCGGTTCAAGGACAATTAGTTGTAGGCAACGAATTCATGACCGCAATGGTTGACAACAACAAGTCAGTTCAAGGAATCGAAAATGAAATTCTTGGCAACAATACATTGTGCAAAGAAGATGCCATAAGAGCAATCTATATGCTTAAGGCTGAGATGATGGGCGAAAGCGTCAAGAAGGCTGAAAGATCTTGGAACGCCAATGTTAAGCAAAATAATATAGAGGTAATAGAAGAAGCTACAGGAGAAATAATCGAGCTTTGCGAGAATGAACAAAGTCTTGAAAAATCCAAGAAACGTAGAGAAATCTACGAAATCGAAGAATAA